CGGCGAGGGTGGCGGCCTTGTCCTTGCCCTGGAGCGCGCCGTAGTGGCGCTCGTTGAGCCGCCAGGAGCGGCGTACCGGGATCCAGGCCCGGTCGGCGGCGTCCAGCGCGAGATTGGCGGTGCGGATGGCGCGCTTCAAGGTGGAGGTATGCAGGACATCGGGGAGCAGACCGGCGTCCTTCAGCAACTCACCGCCGCGGACCGCCTCCTTCTCGCCCTTGTCCGTCAGGTTGACATCCACCCAGCCGGTGAAGAGGTTCTTCGCGTTCCATTCGCTCTCGCCGTGGCGGAGCAGAATCAGCTTGTACGGTGCGTCGGCCATGGACCGAGATTAGACGAGCCCGGTCCGCCCGGCGGATGCGGCCCGGAGTTGGCCAAGGGTACAAAGTGGAGGAATAGCGGCATTTCTCCGGCGTCGGCGAGACGGAGCCCGGTCCGGGTCCGGGTCCGCGTCCCCGCGTTCGGTGCCGCGTGCGCGCAGCGTCGGGGGGCAGATGTCCCTCCTCCACGTGGTGATCGTGGCGCTCCTGGTGGCCGCCGTCGTCGCCGCCGCCCCGATCCTTCAGTCCCCGGCAGGTGAAGACGGAGTCCGCCTTCGCCGTCTCGCAGCGCCTCCCCGCCCGGTACCACCCGTGACCGGGCCGAGCGGGAGGCCGGACGGATGCGGGCCCGGACGGGGTGCGGACGGGGTGCGGGTCAGGACGAGGGCGGGTCAGGACGAGGGGCGGGTGAGGTGCGCGAAGGCGTCCAGGTTGCGCGTGGACTCACCCCGGGCCGTGCGCCAGGCGTACTCCTTCTTGATCGCCGAGGCGAAGCCCAGCTCCAGCAGGGTGTTGAACGGCCCGTCGGCGTTCTCCAGCACCGTGCCGAGAACCCGGTCGATCTCCTCCGGCGAGAGCGCCGACAACGGAAGCTTGCCCGCCAGATAGATATCGCCGAGCCGGTCGATGGCGTACGCCACCCCGTACAGCCGGGTGTTGCGTTCGAGGAGCCAGCGGTGCACACCCGCGTGGTTCTCGTCGGGGCACCGGATGACGAAGGCGTTCACGGAGAGGGAGTGCCGCCCCAGCACCAGCGAGCAGGTGGTGGCCAGCTTCCGGGTCCCCGGGAGGGTGACCACGTAGCGCCCGGGGGCGGGGGACTCCCACTCGGCGCCCGAGTCGCGCAACGAGTCTTCGACGATCTGCCGCGGATCAGCCATGGGCCGATCGTATGCCCGTCCGGGTGAACCGGCGCGCCTCCACGGCCCCTCGGTAGACCGCGAGCATGTCGGCGGCGGTGGCGTCCCAGCCGAAGCCGAGCGCGTGCCGGGCCGCCGCTCCGCCGAGCCGGTCGGTCAGCGCCGGGCTGTCCACGAGCCGGCGCAGGGCGCGGGCGTAGTCGGCCGGATCGTGCCCGTCGATCAGGAAGCCGGTCACGCCGTCCCGCACCACCACCGGCAGGCCGCCGACCGCCGCCGCGACGACTGGCGTGCCGCACGCCTCGGCCTCGGCGGCGACCAGGCCGAACGACTCGCTGTAGGACGGCATCACCAGCACGCTCGCCGCCCGGTACCAGTCCGCCAGCTCGGCCTGCGAGACCGGCGGCCGGAACCGGACCAGGTCGGCCACGCCCAGCCGGGCGGCCAGCTTCTGCAGCCGCTCCGGGCGGGAGAGCCCGGTGCCGCTCGGCCCGCCGACCACCGGCACCACCAGCCGGGAGCGCAGCGAGGGGTCGGCGTCGAGCAGCTCGCGCACGGCGTGCAGCAGGATGTCGGGCGCCTTCAGCGGCTGGATGCGGCCGGCGAAGAGCGGGACGAACGCGCCGGCCGGCAGCCCGAGGCGCGCGCGGGCGGCGGCTCGGCCGTCCGCCGGGTGGAACGTGGTGAGGTTCACACCCGGGTGCACGACCTCCGTGCGCAGCGGGTCGGCGTCGTAGAAGCGGACCAGCTCGGCCGCCTCCTCCGCCGTGTTGGCGACCAGCCGGTCGGCGACCCGCACGATCTGCGTCTCGCCGATGACGCGCGCGGCCGGCTCGGGGGTGTCCCCGGCGGCCAGCGCCGCGTTCTTCACCTTGGCCATGGTGTGCATCGCGTGCACCAGCGGCACGCCCCAGCGTTCGGCGGCCAGCCAGCCGACGTGCCCGGACAGCCAGTAGTGGGAGTGCA
Above is a window of Streptomyces sp. NBC_01803 DNA encoding:
- the mshA gene encoding D-inositol-3-phosphate glycosyltransferase produces the protein MLSVHTSPLHQPGTGDAGGMNVYIVELSRQLAALGIEVEIFTRATSGDLAPAVELAPGVLVRHVDAGPYEGLSKEDLPAQLCAFTHGVTQIWAGQRPGYFDLVHSHYWLSGHVGWLAAERWGVPLVHAMHTMAKVKNAALAAGDTPEPAARVIGETQIVRVADRLVANTAEEAAELVRFYDADPLRTEVVHPGVNLTTFHPADGRAAARARLGLPAGAFVPLFAGRIQPLKAPDILLHAVRELLDADPSLRSRLVVPVVGGPSGTGLSRPERLQKLAARLGVADLVRFRPPVSQAELADWYRAASVLVMPSYSESFGLVAAEAEACGTPVVAAAVGGLPVVVRDGVTGFLIDGHDPADYARALRRLVDSPALTDRLGGAAARHALGFGWDATAADMLAVYRGAVEARRFTRTGIRSAHG
- a CDS encoding YbjN domain-containing protein translates to MADPRQIVEDSLRDSGAEWESPAPGRYVVTLPGTRKLATTCSLVLGRHSLSVNAFVIRCPDENHAGVHRWLLERNTRLYGVAYAIDRLGDIYLAGKLPLSALSPEEIDRVLGTVLENADGPFNTLLELGFASAIKKEYAWRTARGESTRNLDAFAHLTRPSS